A single Leptidea sinapis chromosome 2, ilLepSina1.1, whole genome shotgun sequence DNA region contains:
- the LOC126972884 gene encoding GTP cyclohydrolase 1 isoform X1, which produces MAAVNGKDSNDVPPSSMIRRVSSRSIRNSVSDEKENGDACPKGSFVGKFKKAPEALKNFHNNDAESDLEIPGTPMTPRTSTTPGHEKCTFHHDLELDHRPPTREALLPDMANSYRLLLTGLGEDPEREGLLKTPERAAKAMLFFTKGYDQSLEEVLNNAIFDEDTDEMVVVKDIEMFSMCEHHLVPFYGKVSIGYLPQGKILGLSKLARIVEIYSRRLQVQERLTKQIAIAVTQAVRPAGVAVVIEGVHMCMVMRGVQKINSKTVTSTMLGVFRDDSKTREEFLNLVHSK; this is translated from the exons ATGGCCGCGGTTAACGGCAAAGATTCAAATGACGTTCCACCGTCGTCTATGATTCGGCGTGTCAGCTCCCGCTCAATCCGAAACTCGGTCTCGGATGAAAAAGAAAATGGCGACGCGTGTCCTAAGGGATCGTTTGTCGGCAAGTTCAAGAAAGCTCCCGAAGCGCTGAAGAATTTCCACAACAATGATGCTGAAAGTGACCTGGAGATTCCTGGCACACCAATGACTCCGCGTACATCTACAACACCtg GTCATGAGAAGTGCACTTTCCACCATGATCTGGAGTTGGACCACAGACCACCTACCAGGGAGGCTCTTTTACCTGATATGGCGAACTCCTATCGCCTTCTACTTACCG GTTTGGGAGAGGATCCTGAGAGGGAAGGCCTTCTGAAGACACCAGAAAGAGCTGCTAAAGCTATGCTTTTCTTCACTAAGGGATACGACCAAAGTTTAGAAG AGGTTTTAAACAACGCAATCTTCGACGAAGATACAGATGAAATGGTTGTTGTTAAAGACATCGAAATGTTCTCAATGTGTGAACATCATTTGGTGCCATTCTACGGGAAGGTCTCCATTGGTTATTTGCCGCAAGGAAAGATTCTGGGACTTAGCAAGCTGGCAAG GATCGTAGAGATATACTCTCGTCGACTACAAGTACAGGAGCGTCTTACCAAGCAGATTGCCATCGCTGTCACTCAAGCAGTTCGTCCCGCAGGCGTTGCTGTGGTCATTGAAGGAGT GCACATGTGTATGGTTATGCGTGGTGTACAGAAGATAAACAGTAAGACCGTTACATCCACCATGTTGGGGGTCTTCCGCGACGACTCCAAGACTCGTGAGGAATTCCTCAACCTCGTCCACTCCAAGTGA